The Beijerinckiaceae bacterium RH AL1 genome has a segment encoding these proteins:
- the lon gene encoding DNA-binding ATP-dependent protease La (ID:RHAL1_01125;~source:Prodigal:2.6) → MASQKREPSPPGVVENFPVLPLRDIVVFPHMIVPLFVGREKSIRALEEVMKADKLIMLATQMNATDDDPAVDAIYQTGTLASVLQLLKLPDGTVKVLVEGQARAKVHDYTNTDEFYEADAETIADDRVDETEVEALARSVVAEFEGYVKLNKKISPEVVSAVTQIEDYSKLADTVASHLAVKIADKQAVLEMTSVAKRLEKCLALMESEISVLQVEKRIRTRVKRQMEKTQREYYLNEQMKAIQKELGDEDGKDDLGELEERIKQTRLSKEARDKANAELKKLRQMSPMSAEATVVRNYLDWLLSIPWNKRSKVKKDLNIAEELLNTEHFGLDKVKERIVEYLAVQSRANKLNGPILCLVGPPGVGKTSLGKSIAKATGREFVRMSLGGVRDEAEIRGHRRTYIGSMPGKIIQSMRKAKTSNPLFLLDEIDKMGQDFRGDPSSALLEVLDPEQNKDFADHYLEVDYDLSSVMFVTTANTLNISPPLMDRMEIIRIAGYTEDEKLEIAKRHLIPAAIKKHGLEANEWSIDDSGLLELIRRYTREAGVRNLEREISNLARKAVKEILLGKTTTVSVTDKNVADFLGVPKYRYGMAEEEDQVGAVTGLAWTEVGGELLTIEGVMMPGKGRMTVTGNLKDVMKESISAAASYVRSRAVDFGIEPPLFDRRDIHVHVPEGATPKDGPSAGIAMATSIVSTMTGIPVRRDVAMTGEVTLRGRVLPIGGLKEKLLAALRGGLKKVLIPEENAKDLADLPENVKNALEIVPVARMDEVLKHALTREPTPIVWEEEVKPVTQSAPLPEDEPAGAVAH, encoded by the coding sequence ATGGCCAGCCAAAAGCGTGAGCCTTCACCGCCCGGCGTCGTGGAGAACTTCCCCGTCCTGCCGCTGCGCGATATCGTCGTCTTCCCGCACATGATCGTGCCGCTCTTCGTCGGCCGCGAGAAGTCCATTCGGGCGCTCGAGGAGGTGATGAAGGCCGACAAGCTCATCATGCTCGCGACGCAGATGAACGCGACCGACGACGATCCGGCCGTCGATGCGATCTACCAGACCGGCACGCTCGCCTCCGTCCTGCAGCTGCTCAAGCTGCCCGACGGCACCGTCAAGGTGCTCGTCGAGGGCCAGGCGCGCGCCAAGGTGCACGACTACACCAACACCGACGAGTTCTACGAAGCCGACGCCGAGACGATCGCCGACGACCGCGTCGACGAGACCGAGGTCGAGGCGCTCGCCCGCTCGGTGGTCGCCGAGTTCGAAGGCTACGTGAAGCTCAACAAGAAGATCTCGCCCGAGGTCGTCTCCGCCGTCACGCAGATCGAGGACTATTCGAAGCTCGCCGACACCGTCGCCTCGCACCTCGCGGTGAAGATCGCCGACAAGCAGGCGGTGCTCGAGATGACCTCGGTCGCCAAGCGGCTCGAGAAGTGCCTCGCGCTCATGGAGAGCGAGATCTCGGTGCTGCAGGTCGAGAAGCGCATCCGCACGCGCGTCAAGCGCCAGATGGAGAAGACCCAGCGCGAGTACTACCTCAACGAGCAGATGAAGGCGATCCAGAAGGAGCTGGGCGACGAGGACGGCAAGGACGACCTCGGCGAGCTCGAGGAGCGCATCAAGCAGACGCGTCTTTCCAAGGAAGCGCGCGACAAGGCCAATGCCGAGCTGAAGAAGCTGCGGCAGATGTCGCCGATGTCGGCCGAGGCGACGGTGGTGCGCAACTACCTCGACTGGCTGCTCTCGATCCCGTGGAACAAGCGCTCGAAGGTCAAGAAGGACCTGAACATCGCCGAGGAGCTGCTCAACACGGAGCACTTCGGGCTCGACAAGGTGAAGGAGCGTATCGTCGAGTACCTCGCCGTGCAGAGCCGCGCGAACAAGCTGAACGGGCCGATACTCTGCCTCGTCGGACCGCCCGGCGTCGGCAAGACGTCGCTCGGCAAGTCGATCGCCAAGGCGACCGGCCGCGAGTTCGTGCGCATGTCGCTCGGCGGCGTGCGTGACGAGGCGGAGATCCGCGGCCATCGGCGCACCTACATCGGCTCGATGCCCGGCAAGATCATCCAGTCGATGCGCAAGGCGAAGACGTCGAACCCGCTCTTCCTGCTCGATGAGATCGACAAGATGGGCCAGGACTTCCGCGGCGACCCGTCGTCGGCGCTGCTCGAGGTGCTCGACCCCGAGCAGAACAAGGACTTCGCCGATCACTACCTCGAGGTGGACTACGACCTGTCCTCCGTGATGTTCGTCACCACGGCGAACACGCTCAACATCTCGCCGCCGCTGATGGACCGCATGGAGATCATCCGGATCGCCGGCTACACCGAGGACGAGAAGCTCGAGATCGCCAAGCGCCACCTCATCCCGGCGGCGATCAAGAAGCATGGTCTCGAAGCCAACGAGTGGTCGATCGACGACTCCGGCCTGCTGGAGCTGATCCGCAGGTACACGCGAGAGGCCGGCGTGCGTAACCTCGAGCGCGAGATCTCGAACCTCGCCCGCAAGGCGGTGAAGGAGATCCTGCTCGGCAAGACCACGACGGTGTCGGTCACGGACAAGAACGTCGCCGACTTCCTCGGCGTGCCGAAGTACCGCTACGGCATGGCGGAGGAGGAGGACCAGGTCGGCGCCGTCACGGGCCTCGCCTGGACCGAGGTCGGCGGCGAGCTGCTCACGATCGAAGGCGTCATGATGCCCGGCAAGGGTCGCATGACCGTCACCGGCAACCTGAAGGACGTGATGAAGGAGTCGATCTCGGCTGCCGCATCCTACGTCAGGTCGCGCGCCGTGGACTTCGGGATCGAGCCGCCGCTGTTCGACCGGCGCGACATCCACGTGCACGTGCCGGAAGGTGCGACGCCGAAGGACGGCCCCTCGGCCGGCATCGCGATGGCGACCTCGATCGTCTCGACGATGACTGGCATCCCGGTGCGCCGCGACGTCGCGATGACCGGTGAGGTGACGCTGCGCGGTCGCGTGCTGCCGATCGGCGGCCTCAAGGAGAAGCTGCTCGCCGCCCTGCGCGGCGGCCTGAAGAAGGTGCTGATTCCTGAGGAGAACGCCAAGGACCTCGCCGACCTGCCCGAGAACGTGAAGAACGCGCTCGAGATCGTGCCGGTCGCCCGCATGGACGAGGTGCTGAAGCACGCGCTCACCCGCGAGCCGACGCCGATCGTCTGGGAAGAGGAAGTGAAGCCGGTGACGCAGTCGGCGCCGCTTCCCGAGGACGAGCCGGCCGGCGCCGTCGCGCACTGA
- a CDS encoding protein of unknown function (ID:RHAL1_01124;~source:Prodigal:2.6) has translation MNVSPFAATLSAAALSCDRYEHHGEAVLVRPRLACAIDDRVFASRAAFTRRAATASIPQAGGGVLRYLSYRPVAAFVEVALPAALAVGDRITRSWDGVAFEIVGLFREGRMLCCELKEVAGHAH, from the coding sequence ATGAACGTTTCGCCTTTCGCCGCGACGCTTTCCGCCGCCGCCTTGTCGTGCGACCGCTACGAACACCACGGGGAGGCCGTCCTCGTCAGGCCGCGGCTGGCCTGTGCGATCGACGACAGGGTTTTTGCGAGCCGGGCGGCGTTCACCCGGCGTGCCGCGACGGCGTCCATCCCGCAGGCCGGCGGCGGTGTCCTGCGCTACCTCAGCTACAGGCCGGTCGCCGCCTTCGTCGAGGTCGCGCTGCCGGCGGCGCTCGCCGTCGGCGACCGCATCACGCGGAGCTGGGACGGCGTCGCCTTCGAGATCGTCGGCCTCTTCCGCGAGGGTCGGATGCTGTGCTGCGAGCTAAAGGAGGTCGCGGGCCACGCCCACTAA
- a CDS encoding Glucose/arabinose dehydrogenase, beta-propeller fold (ID:RHAL1_01123;~source:Prodigal:2.6) yields the protein MTNTIPTSASLLALTLAAGLGALASAGAARAAPAACAGDNGGLKLPPGFCATIFADHIGHARDLAVAADGTVYVNTWSGRYYHNDTPHPGGFIVALKDTTGAGKADRIARFGLTPDHGGHGGTGIYLYNGRVYAEEADRIDAYAVKPGELAPTAKAETVVSGMPLGGDHPMHPFIIDAKGDMFVDMGSATNACQAENRQPRSPGLSPCTELETRGGTWRFDANRMGQKYSAAARYATGIRNGEGFGIDSAGRLYVTQHGRDQLWANWPALFKMRQSAELPAEEVVELKQGGDYGWPECYFDGTQGKLVLAPEYGGDGKKVGVCADKLAPVASFPAHWAPNDLVVYKGDMLPAAYKDALFIAFHGSWNRAPAPQGGFNVVVQPMKDGKASGPWLTFADGFAAIKDPGAAKHRPSGVAVAPDGALFVSDDIGGTIYRITYNGDKGAAVAGVPDTPSQSNGLADAQPPEGTHADAGREAVGLQPPEGATMADVVLGSRIFHGDEQEGTCAGCHGLKGQGGHQGPSLADHKWLWSDGSFKGIEQTVALGVRKPKEFSGVMPPMGGSPLTPDGVKAVAAYVWAISHKSGG from the coding sequence ATGACGAATACCATCCCGACGTCCGCGTCACTCCTTGCTCTCACGCTCGCCGCCGGCCTCGGCGCGCTGGCCTCCGCCGGCGCCGCGCGCGCGGCGCCTGCCGCCTGCGCCGGCGACAACGGCGGCCTCAAGCTGCCGCCCGGCTTCTGCGCGACGATCTTCGCCGATCACATCGGCCATGCGCGCGACCTCGCGGTGGCCGCCGACGGCACGGTCTACGTCAACACCTGGAGCGGCCGCTACTACCACAACGATACGCCGCACCCCGGCGGCTTCATCGTGGCGCTGAAGGACACGACGGGCGCCGGCAAGGCCGACAGGATCGCGCGCTTCGGCCTGACGCCCGATCACGGCGGCCACGGCGGCACCGGCATCTATCTCTACAATGGCCGCGTCTACGCGGAGGAAGCGGATCGCATCGACGCCTATGCGGTGAAGCCTGGCGAGCTGGCGCCGACCGCGAAGGCTGAGACGGTGGTGTCCGGCATGCCGCTCGGCGGCGACCATCCGATGCATCCCTTCATCATCGACGCCAAGGGCGACATGTTCGTCGACATGGGCTCGGCGACGAACGCCTGCCAGGCGGAGAACCGTCAGCCGCGCTCCCCCGGTCTGTCGCCCTGCACTGAGCTCGAGACGCGCGGCGGCACCTGGCGGTTCGATGCCAATCGGATGGGCCAAAAGTATTCGGCCGCGGCGCGCTACGCGACGGGCATCCGCAACGGCGAGGGGTTCGGGATCGACTCCGCCGGCCGTCTCTATGTGACGCAGCATGGCCGCGACCAGCTGTGGGCCAACTGGCCGGCGCTCTTCAAGATGCGCCAGAGCGCCGAGCTGCCCGCCGAGGAGGTGGTCGAGCTGAAGCAGGGCGGCGACTACGGCTGGCCCGAGTGCTACTTCGACGGCACCCAGGGCAAGCTGGTGCTCGCGCCGGAATATGGCGGCGACGGCAAGAAGGTCGGCGTCTGCGCCGACAAGCTGGCGCCCGTCGCGTCCTTCCCGGCCCATTGGGCGCCCAACGATCTCGTCGTCTACAAGGGCGACATGCTGCCCGCTGCCTACAAGGACGCGTTGTTCATCGCGTTTCACGGCTCCTGGAACCGCGCGCCGGCGCCGCAGGGCGGCTTCAACGTTGTCGTGCAGCCGATGAAGGACGGCAAGGCGTCCGGCCCGTGGCTGACGTTTGCCGATGGTTTTGCGGCCATCAAGGACCCGGGCGCCGCCAAGCATCGCCCGAGCGGCGTTGCGGTGGCGCCGGACGGCGCGCTCTTCGTCTCCGACGACATCGGCGGGACGATCTACAGGATCACCTACAACGGCGACAAAGGCGCCGCCGTCGCCGGCGTGCCGGACACGCCCTCGCAGAGCAACGGGCTCGCCGACGCGCAGCCGCCGGAGGGCACGCACGCCGACGCCGGGCGCGAGGCGGTCGGGCTGCAGCCGCCGGAGGGTGCGACCATGGCAGACGTGGTGCTCGGCAGCCGCATCTTCCACGGCGACGAGCAGGAGGGCACCTGCGCCGGCTGCCACGGCCTGAAGGGGCAGGGCGGCCACCAGGGACCGAGCCTCGCCGATCACAAGTGGCTGTGGAGCGACGGCAGCTTCAAGGGCATCGAGCAGACCGTGGCGTTAGGCGTGAGGAAGCCGAAGGAGTTCAGCGGCGTGATGCCGCCGATGGGCGGCTCGCCGCTGACGCCGGATGGCGTCAAGGCCGTCGCCGCCTATGTGTGGGCGATCTCGCACAAGTCGGGCGGCTGA